The DNA sequence GGGCGAGATGCTGGCCGCGTATGCCGAGACCTATCCCGAGGTGGCGCTGGATATCAACTTGTCTGATCGTTCCATTGATCTGGTGGAAGAGGGCATCGACATCGGCTTTTTCAGCAGTATGCAAAAGTTCGATGCCAGCATGATCGTGCGTCAGTTGGGCGTGGCCCGGGTGATCCTGTGCGCCTCGCCCGCCTATCTGGCGCGTCATGGTGCGCCGGAGCAGCCAGAAGACCTGTCGCGCCATAGTTGCCTGAACTTCTCCCATGAATATCTGCGCCATCACTGGCACGTCAATACTGAGGCGGGGGTGATGGACGTGCCCATCGTCAGCAAGGTGGTTTCCAATAGCGGCGTGTTGCTGCGCGACCTGGCGCTGGCCGGCATGGGCATCGTGCTGCGGCCTTCCTATTCGCTGGGCGATGACCTGCGCTGCGGTAAGCTGGTGCAGGTGCTGCCGGACTTCGATATGGGCCAGGTGGTCATTTCCATGGTCTATCCGAGCCGGCGACTGTTGTCGGCCAAGGTGCGCAGCTTCGCCGATTTCGTCAGCGCCCGTTTTCCGCATCCGGAGACCGACCCCTGGCTGACCTGAGGCTGGTGTGCCGAGGTTGCTCAGCCGATCACATCGGCCAGCTTGTCCAGCAGGCTGCAGTCCTGCTGCCAACTGCGGCGCTCGGCAGAGCTGCTGGCTTCGCTTTGCAGTTCGGCGTCGCTCTTGTCGACTTGCGCCAGCAGGATGCGTTCGGCCAGGCGGGTATCGGGTTCCATGGGGCCGAAGAAGGCGACGGTGGCGCCGCGTTCGATGAGCAGGGTGGGGAAATTGTCGATGTCGAGATCACCGACCAGGTCGGCCTGGTCTTCGATATCGATCCAGGCGAAATGATGTTGCGGGTAGCGCGCCGCCCAGGCCTGGAAGGCGGCTTCATATTCGCGGCAGCTGCCGCACCAGTTCGCGCACAGGCAAGCCACGACCCAGGTGTCGTTGCGTAGCGCCTCGGCGAGTTGGCGGCGGTTGGTCTGGTCTAGTTTCTGGTAGGACATGGCGCGCTTATTTTACTCGCATCACGCGTCCTGGTTTTGCGCTGCCGCACAAAGACTCATGATTGCTGTCAACGAACCGAACAATTGTGCCTGGCACGGTAAAATAGCGGGATGTCCACGATTCTTGCTATTGAAACCTCCACCGAGCTGGCCTCGGCGGCCTTGCTCTACCGGGGCGAACTGATTGCGTGCCAGTCTGCGGGTGCGCAGACTCACTCCGATGCGATTCTTCCCATGATCCAGCACTTGCTGGCCGATGCCGGCCTGGCGCTGTCGCAATGCGACGCCCTGGCCTTTGGCGTGGGCCCCGGCTCCTTTACCGGCGTGCGCACCGCCTGCGGCGTGGTACAGGGGCTGGCCTTCGGCTGCGACCGGCCGGTGGTGCCGGTGGTGACGCTGGAAGCTGCTGCCCAGGCCTGTCATGCCGAGGATGCAAATGCGGTTGAGGTACTGGCCATCCTCGATGCACGTATGGGGGAAGTCTATTGGGCGCGTTATCGCTCCCGCCTCGACGGTGGCTGGGAGGTGCTGGCCGAACCGGCCTTGTCGCCGGCCGCCCAGGTGACCATCGACGGCCGGCCCTATGCCTGTGGCAATGGCCTGGCGGTCTATGGGGAGCATTTCACTGAGTCTTTCTGTGGCAGCCGGTTTGCCGCCGTCTACCCCCAGGCCATGCCCCATGCGCGCCATGTGGCCACGCTGGGCCAGATGCATTTTGCGCGCGGCCTGGCCTTGCCGGCAGAAGAGGCGCAGCCGCTCTACCTGCGCAACAAGGTGGCCCTGACCACGGCCGAGCGCGAAGAGCGCGATGCTGCCAAGGGCACCGCATGAGTGCAGTGGAGTTGCCGCCGACGGTATCGCATCCTCGCTATGGCATCTTGCAGTTCGGGGTCATGAGCGCAGCTGACCTGGATGCGGTGGTGCAGATCGAGGATGCGGTCTATTCACATCCCTGGACCCGGGGCAATTTCCAGGATTCGCTCTACAGCGGCTACCAGGCGCAGACCCTGCGCGACGCCCGGGGTCAGTTGCTGGGTTATTTCCTGGTGATGCTGGCCGTCGATGAAGCGCACCTGCTCAATATCAGCGTGGCGGCGGCCCATCAGCACCAGGGGCTGGGACGCCTGCTGCTGGACCGGGCCACGGCAGTGGCGCGCCAGCACCAGATGCGCATGATGCTGTTGGAAGTACGCGAATCGAACTTACATGCTGCCAAGGTCTATCGCCACTATGGCTTTACCGAAATCGGCCGGCGCAAGAATTACTATCCCGCCGCCAACCAGACCCGTGAAGGGGCTATCGTCATGAGCCTGCCCTTATGAGTGAAGAATTGAAACAGGACCCCGGCTTCGGCTCCTCGCTGGCCCTGCTGGATGCACTGGGCATCGGCCCGGTATGGGTGCGGCGCGAACTGGCCGTGGAAGAAGCCCAGGCGCTGGCACCACAGGCGTCGCCGCCAGCCGCGCCAGCGCCTGACGTTGAAGTAGTGCAGGCCAAGGTCGTTGATCCGGTTGCTCTTGCCGAGGATGTGCCGGTTAAGCCTGCGGTGAACGCCCAGCCTGCCGCCAAGCCATCTGCTGTACCCGCACGTCCTCGCGCCCCGATCGACGAAGCGCACGCAGGTGGTCCTCCTTCGTGGCTGGATGAAATGGACTTCGCCGCGTCGATGGAGCCCATGCTCATTCCCGATGGCGAGGATGACGAAGACGCGCCGGCCATCGATCCGCTGATCGCCAGGATCAAGACCATGGACTGGCCGCAGTTGAAGCAGCAGGTCGCCGACTGCCGTCGTTGCGGCCTGTGTCAGGGGCGCAAGAATACCGTGTTTGGCGTAGGCGATGAAAAGGCCAAATGGCTCTTCATTGGCGAAGGCCCGGGCCGCAACGAGGATCAGCAGGGCGAGCCCTTCGTCGGCCCGGCCGGCAAGCTGCTGGACAACATGCTGCTGTCCATGGGCGTCAAGCGTGGCGAGAACGCCTACATCGCCAACATCGTCAAATGCCGCCCCACCGACGACAATGGTCGCGACCGTCCTCCTTCGCCGCAGGAAGTGGCGTCCTGCCTGCCTTACCTGCAGCGCCAGATCGAGCTGATCCAGCCGACCGTGCTGGTGGCACTGGGCAAGACGGCCGCCATTTCCCTGCTGGGGATGGATCCGACCACGCCGGTCTCGCGCCTGCGCGGCACCGTGCATCGCTACCAGGAATTGCCGCTGGTGGTGACCTACCATCCGGCCTACCTGCTGCGCACACTCAATGACAAGAGCAAGGCCTGGGCCGACCTGTGCCTGGCCATGAGCACCTACCAGGCGCAGGCGCGCTAAGGCCATAGGCGATGCTGGGTCCGGGCTTTCATGCGCATCAGATGCGCTTTCACCAGCGCTGGCCCGAACTGCGCGACCCGCATGTGCGCGCCCTGGCCTGGCTGCTGTATGCGCCGGACCTGCTGGCGCCGGAGGCGGCCTGCTGGGAAGGCCGCATCGCCAGCCTGGGGGTGCTCTCGCCGGAAGTCGCAGGCTGGCTGCATGACCTGCAATACGATCCTGCGCTGAACGCGGCGCTGCACGCCCACATGGCGCAGCAGCCCTCGGCTCGGCTGGGGCGGTATGCCGAAAAACTGCTCGGCTTCTACCTGCGCCAGCAAGATTGCCTGGTGGCCGCCAACCTGCAGGTGCACAACCAAGGCCCTAAACGCGAGACGCTGGGCGAATTCGATTTTTTGGTGCGCTCGCCCGAGGCCGAGAGTGATGGTGGCGTGGTGCATTGGGAATTTGCCACCAAGTTCTATCTCCTGCAGGGGCGCGACAGTGCTGCTCGGCAGGCCGCAGACGCCTTCGTCGGTCCTAACCTGGCTGATTCGCTGGGGCGCAAGATGCGCAAGATCATGCAGCATCAGTTGATGCTCTCCTCCCATCCGGCCGCGCAGGCGGTCTTGCCGGCACCGGTGGTGGCGGCGCGAGCGCTGGTCAAGGGCTGGTTGTTTTATCGCCAGGGGGAGGCCCTGGTCTTGCCCCCGGCGATGGGCATCGCCGCAGATCATTGCCGCGGCTTCTGGTGCGATGCGTCGGGTTTGCAGGCGCTGGACGACGGCAGCGATGACAAGATGCGTTATGCCTTGTTGCCGCGCCTGTCCTGGCTCGCACCGGCCAGGCTGCCGCCAGAGCAGGGGATGTCGCTGACGCAGTTGCTGTTGCGGCTCGAAGAGATGTTCCGCGCTGACGATAATCCGGTGATGGTGGCGCAATGCCGCCTGGAGCAAGGGGCGCAGCCGGAGTTGCTGGAAACGGCACGCGCTTTCATCGTGCCGCCGCAGTGGGAAGCGCGTGCCGCCGATACCGTGCGGCACGCCATCTTGCAGGTCTGAACAGGCCCAGGCCTTTGCTGGCGTGTCAGTGGTGCGGGTGTTTGTCTTCGCCGATCAGCGCCAGAGAGTCGTGCTCGCGCTGGTTGGCGGCATGGCGGCGCATGATGAGATACATGATGCCGGCCACGAAGGAGCCGAAGATGATGATGACGGTATTCACATCCAGGTTCATGCGCACCATGAAGGCATACAGCACCAGCATGGTCAGTACCGAGAGGTTCTCGTTGAAGTTCTGCACGGCAATCGAGTGGCCCGCGCTCATGAGCACGTGACCGCGGTGTTGCAGCAGGGCGTTCATTGGTACCACGAAGTAACCCGACAGTGCACCCACGATCACCAGCAGCGGGTAGGCCACCCACACCGAGGTGGTGGTGGTCATCAGCATCACCACGATGCCCATGATGATGCCCAGAGGCATGACGGTCAGTGACTTTTTCAGTGGCACGAAACGGGCCGCGGCTACCGCACCCAGCGCCACCCCCACGGCGACAATACCCTGCAGGATGGCAGCCTTGTCCAGCGGCATGTGCAGCGACTTTTCGGCCCATTTCAACACGATGAACTGCAGCGTCGCTCCGGCGCCCCAGAAGAGCGTAGTCACGGCCAGCGAGATCTGGCCCAGCTTGTCCTTCCACAGGGTGGTGAAGCAATTGGCAAAATCGACGATGAGGCGCACGGGATTGCGTTCCTGGTGCTCGTAGCGGGCACCGGTATCAGGAATGTAGAAATTGAACAGTGCGGCGATGATGTAGATGCAGGAGATGATGCACAGGGCGGCTTCGGTAGGGGTGTCGATGGGCAGGTCGATCATGGGGAAATCGAAGCTGAGGATCACCGCCGAAATCTTGGGGTTCACCAGCGCCCCTCCGAGCACCGTACCCATGATGATGGAGCCCACCGTGAGCCCTTCGATCCAGCCATTGGCTGCGACCAGTTTTTCCGGTGGCAGCAGTTCGGTGAGGATGCCGTACTTGGCCGGTGAGTAGGCTGCCGCGCCAAAGCCCACCACGGCATAGGCCAGCAGCGGATGCACGGTAAAGAACATGAGGGAACAGCCGGCGATCTTGATCATGTTGGTAACCAACATGACCTTGCCTTTGGGGAAGGCGTCGGCGAAGGCGCCCACGAAGGCGGCCAGCAGCACATAGGAAAGCACGAAGAACAACTTCAGCAGCGGGGTCATCCACGCTGGCGAGTGCATTTCGGCAAGTAGGGCGATGGCGGCGATCAGCAGCGCGTTATCGGCGAGCGACGAAAAGAACTGCGCCGCCATGATGGTATAGAAACCGCGATTCATCCCTGTCCAAGATGTATAACAAATGATGTCCGGGTAGCTTTATACCATGAAACCATGTGCACTCCGTCATAAGTCAAACCAGAAAGATGTTCGTCCGGTAAAATGTCCGCTTGTTCCTCGCTGGGCAAAAACGCCCGGGCCAAGCGCTTCAGGCAGGCCCACGGCGGCATTGCCAGCTGGTTAGCCATCTTCTCTTCTGTCAGTCGTCTGCCTCCTTACCTGCCATCCCCCACTGGATATCATGCCAAGACCGATCCTCGCTTCCATCAGCATTTCCGCGCTTCAACATAATCTCGCCGTGGCCCGTGCCCACGCCCCCCAGGCTCGTGTCTGGGGCGTGCTCAAGGCCAATGGCTACGGTCACGGGCTGGAACGCGCCATGCGCGGCTTCGCTGCCGCCGATGGTCTGGCGCTGGTGGAGCCGGACTATGCAGTGCGCCTGCGCGAACTGGGCTGGACCAAGCCCATCCTGCTGCTGGAAGGATTCTTCGATGCCGACGATCTGCCGGTGCTGGCCCAGCATGACATCCA is a window from the Herbaspirillum rubrisubalbicans genome containing:
- a CDS encoding uracil-DNA glycosylase, coding for MSEELKQDPGFGSSLALLDALGIGPVWVRRELAVEEAQALAPQASPPAAPAPDVEVVQAKVVDPVALAEDVPVKPAVNAQPAAKPSAVPARPRAPIDEAHAGGPPSWLDEMDFAASMEPMLIPDGEDDEDAPAIDPLIARIKTMDWPQLKQQVADCRRCGLCQGRKNTVFGVGDEKAKWLFIGEGPGRNEDQQGEPFVGPAGKLLDNMLLSMGVKRGENAYIANIVKCRPTDDNGRDRPPSPQEVASCLPYLQRQIELIQPTVLVALGKTAAISLLGMDPTTPVSRLRGTVHRYQELPLVVTYHPAYLLRTLNDKSKAWADLCLAMSTYQAQAR
- a CDS encoding DUF1853 family protein → MLGPGFHAHQMRFHQRWPELRDPHVRALAWLLYAPDLLAPEAACWEGRIASLGVLSPEVAGWLHDLQYDPALNAALHAHMAQQPSARLGRYAEKLLGFYLRQQDCLVAANLQVHNQGPKRETLGEFDFLVRSPEAESDGGVVHWEFATKFYLLQGRDSAARQAADAFVGPNLADSLGRKMRKIMQHQLMLSSHPAAQAVLPAPVVAARALVKGWLFYRQGEALVLPPAMGIAADHCRGFWCDASGLQALDDGSDDKMRYALLPRLSWLAPARLPPEQGMSLTQLLLRLEEMFRADDNPVMVAQCRLEQGAQPELLETARAFIVPPQWEARAADTVRHAILQV
- a CDS encoding LysR family transcriptional regulator; this encodes MDRLQSMRVFAKVVEQGSFVRAAELLDISNAVATRFIADLEAHLGTRLLNRSTRRLSLTEAGQAYLERVRMILAEVDDAEALVSLETKRPAGTLAIYSNAGFGQSQLGEMLAAYAETYPEVALDINLSDRSIDLVEEGIDIGFFSSMQKFDASMIVRQLGVARVILCASPAYLARHGAPEQPEDLSRHSCLNFSHEYLRHHWHVNTEAGVMDVPIVSKVVSNSGVLLRDLALAGMGIVLRPSYSLGDDLRCGKLVQVLPDFDMGQVVISMVYPSRRLLSAKVRSFADFVSARFPHPETDPWLT
- a CDS encoding thioredoxin family protein — encoded protein: MSYQKLDQTNRRQLAEALRNDTWVVACLCANWCGSCREYEAAFQAWAARYPQHHFAWIDIEDQADLVGDLDIDNFPTLLIERGATVAFFGPMEPDTRLAERILLAQVDKSDAELQSEASSSAERRSWQQDCSLLDKLADVIG
- the lplT gene encoding lysophospholipid transporter LplT is translated as MNRGFYTIMAAQFFSSLADNALLIAAIALLAEMHSPAWMTPLLKLFFVLSYVLLAAFVGAFADAFPKGKVMLVTNMIKIAGCSLMFFTVHPLLAYAVVGFGAAAYSPAKYGILTELLPPEKLVAANGWIEGLTVGSIIMGTVLGGALVNPKISAVILSFDFPMIDLPIDTPTEAALCIISCIYIIAALFNFYIPDTGARYEHQERNPVRLIVDFANCFTTLWKDKLGQISLAVTTLFWGAGATLQFIVLKWAEKSLHMPLDKAAILQGIVAVGVALGAVAAARFVPLKKSLTVMPLGIIMGIVVMLMTTTTSVWVAYPLLVIVGALSGYFVVPMNALLQHRGHVLMSAGHSIAVQNFNENLSVLTMLVLYAFMVRMNLDVNTVIIIFGSFVAGIMYLIMRRHAANQREHDSLALIGEDKHPHH
- the rimI gene encoding ribosomal protein S18-alanine N-acetyltransferase, translated to MSAVELPPTVSHPRYGILQFGVMSAADLDAVVQIEDAVYSHPWTRGNFQDSLYSGYQAQTLRDARGQLLGYFLVMLAVDEAHLLNISVAAAHQHQGLGRLLLDRATAVARQHQMRMMLLEVRESNLHAAKVYRHYGFTEIGRRKNYYPAANQTREGAIVMSLPL
- the tsaB gene encoding tRNA (adenosine(37)-N6)-threonylcarbamoyltransferase complex dimerization subunit type 1 TsaB, producing the protein MSTILAIETSTELASAALLYRGELIACQSAGAQTHSDAILPMIQHLLADAGLALSQCDALAFGVGPGSFTGVRTACGVVQGLAFGCDRPVVPVVTLEAAAQACHAEDANAVEVLAILDARMGEVYWARYRSRLDGGWEVLAEPALSPAAQVTIDGRPYACGNGLAVYGEHFTESFCGSRFAAVYPQAMPHARHVATLGQMHFARGLALPAEEAQPLYLRNKVALTTAEREERDAAKGTA